Within Elizabethkingia sp. JS20170427COW, the genomic segment AAAATTCATCAAATGGGATGACCGAGATAAAAACCCTGAAGGAGAAATTATAGAGGTATTAGGACATCCAGGAGATCATGAAACCGAAATCCATTCTATTCTTGCAGAATATGGATTGCCTTATAATTTTCCACCAGAAGTGGAGGCAGAAGCCAAGAAAATTAGTACTACCCTATCTGAAGAGGAAATTGCTAAAAGATGGGATATGAGAAATATCCTTACTATGACAATCGACCCTAAAGATGCCAAAGACTTTGATGATGCCCTTTCTATAAGAAAATTAGAGAATGGGAATTGGGAAATTGGAGTACACATAGCAGATGTATCCTACTACGTTAGACCAGGAAGTATTATTGATGATGAGGCTTATGAAAGAGCTACCTCAGTATACTTAGTGGATAGAGTGGTTCCCATGCTTCCTGAAGTACTGAGTAATGAATTGTGCTCTCTTCGCCCAAATGAAGATAAATTTACTTTTTCTGCAGTTTTTGAACTAAATGATCAAGCTGAAATCCAAAAACAATGGTTTGGAAGAACAGTAATTTGCTCTGATAAAAGATTTGCTTATGAAGATGCACAAGCCATTATTGAGCAAGGATCAGGAGAGTTTTCAGAAGAAATATTGACCCTAGATAAACTTGCTAAAATCCTCCGCGAAAAAAGGATGAAGCACGGTGCAATTGCTTTTGATAGAGCAGAAGTAAGATTCAATTTAGATGAAGAAAACCAACCAATAGGAGTTTATTTCAAAGTAAGTAAAGATGCCAATCACCTGATTGAGGAGTTTATGCTCTTGGCAAATAAAAAAGTATCCGAATTTGTTTCTGTTAATAAAAAAGGGGACTTAACTCATAACACTTTTATTTATAGGATACATGATGATCCAGATCCTACCAAGTTGTCTTCATTAAGGGATTTAGTAGGTACTTTTGGATATAAAATGAATATCTCTAGCAAGAAACATATTTCAGAATCAATTAATCGATTATTAGGTGAAGTAAAAGGGAAAGGAGAAGAAAACATGGTAAAAACCTTAGCAATGCGCTGTATGAGTAAAGCAATTTATTCTACTGAAAATATAGGGCATTATGGGTTGGCATTTGATTTTTACTCTCACT encodes:
- the rnr gene encoding ribonuclease R, which encodes MPKKKKIFSKKNNDKLANIGKLILRFMSKKSSKVYNYKQISEGIDFKNPRQREQVIQALYILLGQQKVKELEKGKYMINLEVSGTLIGHIDFNQSGNAYVTVDGMDEDVFIHQKNVKNALQGDKVLIVPFQFKNKKPEAAVVEVLERSKTQFVGTFQYVPTKDIGFVIFDKKVINTDIFIPKSKFNKAKDGDKVIVKFIKWDDRDKNPEGEIIEVLGHPGDHETEIHSILAEYGLPYNFPPEVEAEAKKISTTLSEEEIAKRWDMRNILTMTIDPKDAKDFDDALSIRKLENGNWEIGVHIADVSYYVRPGSIIDDEAYERATSVYLVDRVVPMLPEVLSNELCSLRPNEDKFTFSAVFELNDQAEIQKQWFGRTVICSDKRFAYEDAQAIIEQGSGEFSEEILTLDKLAKILREKRMKHGAIAFDRAEVRFNLDEENQPIGVYFKVSKDANHLIEEFMLLANKKVSEFVSVNKKGDLTHNTFIYRIHDDPDPTKLSSLRDLVGTFGYKMNISSKKHISESINRLLGEVKGKGEENMVKTLAMRCMSKAIYSTENIGHYGLAFDFYSHFTSPIRRYPDIIAHRLLQHYLDGGKSPDATSIEEQAKHCSAMERLAADAERDSIKFMQVKFMEKHVGEVFSGTISGVTDWGIYVEIPENGSEGLIRMRDLTDDSYIFDAKTYSIVGVMHGKTYQLGDTVKIKVVRANIVAKQLDFKLME